The segment CCGAGGCGGATATGATTGTCTTCTGCGGAGTTAGCTTCATGGGTGAGACCGCTAAGATCATTTCGCCCAATAAGAAAGTTCTCTGCCCCGTACCACACGCTGGCTGTACCCTTGCTGAGGGTGCTACGGCTGAGGGTATCAACACTTGGCGCGTCAAGCACCCCGACGGCATTGTGGTCAGCTATGTCAATACGACAGCGGCTGTCAAGGCGGTCACCGACTACTGCGTGACCAGTGCTAATGCGTTGAAGATCGTACGCGCCATCCCCACGGGCAAGCCAATCCTCTTTGGTCCTGATAAGAACCTCGGACAGTACATCATGAATGTGACGGGACGAGAGATGGATCTATGGCAGGGCGCCTGCTACGTGCATGCTGACATCACCTCTGAGCTGGTTCACACGATGCTCGATCAGTATCCTGAGGCGGAGATTCTGATACACCCTGAGTCGGTCGCTGCTAGCGATCAGTCGATCGTCGACAATCCTCGCTGCATCATCGGCTCGACCACCACGATCATCAATCGTCCTGGGGTCTCTGACCTGAAGCAGTACATCATCGCCACAGAGCCTGAGGTGCTGGCCGAGATGACGAGACGCTATCCCGACAAGGAGCTGATCCCGATCCTTCCCGATCAGGTCTGCGAATATATGAAGATGATCACCCTCGAGGGACTCCGTGACGCACTCCTCTACGAGCAGTACGAGGTGCATGTCGACGAGGAGCTACGCCAGAGAGCGTGGCGCTCTATCGAGCGGATGCTCCAGTTCTAAGCCTCCAGCTCTAGGACATAGCCAGCACTTCGCAAGTTGGCTAGCCCTGATAACGCATAACGTGTAGCGACCTGCTTTCTAAGTTCATACGCAAGTAAAATGCGAAGTTTTTTCTCGTTTCGGAAACTCAGTCGACTTCTCTTCGGGTGAACCGCTCGGCGGGGTGGAAGCTTCCACCGTAGGGGCGGACCTGTGTGTCCGCCCGTCCTCACCTGAGCGCAGTCTATTCTGCGGGCGGACACGTAGGTCCGCCCCTACACAAGCTACGTCAGCACGACAATTCCATTCATCAAACGCTGTAACCTCGATCTGTAGGGACGCTCGGCTAGTGTCTAGTCGGAGGGCGTCCCTACAAAGGGTTACATGTCTCGCTTTGATGCAACAGGGTTACTCGTTCCGTTGTTGTACAATAAGACGAGGTGACGAAGGAAAGCGACCGCTTGCGGTCGGACGAATCTTAGCCCCCAGTCGAAGGAGCAAAGCTCCGAACGACTGGGGGACAGAGGTGCGTATAAGGGGGGACGACCTCCCCTGGCGGGAGGTCGGACTGGAGCTGTAGATTCGTCTAGTCCGACCCACAAGGGGTCGATAAATCAGGAGCCGTCTAGCGTCCGTGGGTCGTTCGGGGCTTTGCCCCTTCGACCCACGGCTATGATTCGTCGGACCTCTGCGAGGTCCTTCTGTGTGCGTCTCTCTATTATGCTTCTGGTGCTACAACATCTGCTGGCCGAACTTGTCGTGTTGATGTCGTTCGTGTAGGGGCGGACCTGCGTGTCCGCCCACAAGGCATATTGCGTTCCAGCGAAGACGGACGGACACATAGGTCCGCCCCTACAAATTGTTATTCGTATTGCTGTTCGACAACGGATATGGTTTCGTTTTGATACAACGGACGCACCGACGGTCTGCGTCCGAGCCGTGCGTCCCTACATTTCGCTACACGTCTCGAGCCGTGCGTCCCTACAGCGGGTTACACGTATCGCTGTTCGGGGACTTGCTCGTCAGAAGCGCATAGCACGCTCTAGGCGTCGCTTGTCCTCGCGGTCGCGTATAGCGGCGCGCTTGTCGTACTGCTTCTTACCTCGGGCCAGTGCGACGACCAGCTTAGCGAGCCCACGCTCATTGATAAAGAGCCGCACGGGGATGATCGTCTGTCCAGGGTTCTTCATCTCCTCCTCGAGCTTGCGTAGCTCCTTGCGGTTGAGTAGCAGCTTGCGCTCCCGTCGCTCCACATGATTGTTGTAGGAAGCGTAGCTGTACTCCGCTATATACATATTCTTGATCCACAGCTCACCACGCGAGAAGTAGCAGTAGCTATCCACGAGAGCCGCTTTGCCCGCACGTATCGACTTGATCTCACTACCGACCAGTACGATGCCTGCGGTGTACTGGTCGAGGAGCTCATAGTCATAGGTAGCGCGCTTGTTGCGTATGTTGATTGCTCGGGCGGATTGCTTGCCTTTCTTAGCCATAGCGGTGTGGGTTGGGGGCGATTGCTTAGTCTATCTTGTCAAAGCCCGTGTAGGGTCTCAGAGCCTCAGGGATGATAATGCCCTCGGGCGTCTGATTGTTCTCTAGGAGGGCAGCGACAATGCGAGGCAGCGCGAGAGCACTACCGTTGAGCGTGTGACAGAGGGTGATCCCCTCCTCAGGGTCACGGTAGCGACACATCAGGCGGTTGGCCTGATAGCTCTCGAAGTTAGAGACCGAGCTCACCTCGAGCCAACGCTCCTGCGCAGCCGAGAAGACCTCAAAGTCGTAAGTCATCGCACTCGTAAAGCTCAGGTCACCCCCACAGAGACGGAGGATACGGTAAGGAAGCTCTAGCTCCTCGACGAGGCTCTTGACGTGTGCGATCATCTTGTCGAGCTGCTGCCACGAGTGGTCGGGGCGGTCGATGGAGACGATCTCTACCTTGTCAAACTGATGCAGGCGGTTGAGCCCGCGTACATCCTTGCCATACGAACCCGCCTCACGACGGAAGCAGGGCGTGTAGGCGGTGCAGCAGACAGGAAGCTGGTCAGCCTCTAGGATGACATCACGGAAGATGTTCGTCACAGGCACCTCAGCCGTCGGTATGAGGTAGAGGTTGTCCAGCTGGGCGTGGTACATCTGCCCCTCCTTGTCAGGGAGCTGCCCCGTACCGATACCGGAAGCCTCATTGACCATAATAGGAGGCTCCACCTCTTGAAAGCCAGCCGCCGTAGCTCTGTCGAGGAAGAAGTTGATCAAGGCGCGCTGTAGTCTTGCACCTCTACCCTTATACACAGGGAAACCAGCACCCGTTATCTTGACTCCCAGCTCGAAGTCTATGAGGTCGTACTGCTTGGCCAGCTCCCAGTGTGGCAGCTTGGCCGTATTCTCTAGGTGAGGCATCTTACCACCCGTAGCTACGCATAGGTTGTCCTCTGCGGAGGTACCGTGTGGCACATCGGGGTGTGGCAGATTAGGCACCGAGAGTAGGAGCTGTCGCATGGTCTCCTCAGCCTGTCGCATAGTCTCCTCCGCCTCCTTAGAGATCTCTTTGAGTGCTTGCACCTCAGCTTTGAGCTGTTCAGCCTCCTCGCGAGCCCCCGCTTTCATCTTCTCACCGATAGAGCGTGAGAGGACTTTTTGCTGAGCCAGGCTATCGTCCTTCTTATGCTGCGCATCGCGTCTTAGCTTGTCCTGAGCGATGATGGCTGCTATGGGCTCTTCTGCGGGAAAGTGCTTGACGGCGAGCCGCTCGATGACTCCCTGTGGGTCATCCAATATTTGTTTGATGGTAAGCATTACCTATTCTTTGAGTTATTACGTGTGAGGAGCTTGTCACGCTTAGCGACAAGCTATGCTACAAAGGTACAGTTTCTTCTGCATTTATGGGCACAACCAAGGGAAGAACCCACACAAGAGTGAGTCCTCCCCTCATCAATATCTGACGAGCTACCTAGTTAGCTAAGCCCTCTTCAGGCGTTACTCAGCAGGCTGCGGAGCCTCAGGCTGCGCATCAGGAGCAGGAGCAGGAGCTGGCGTCTCAGCTGCGGGAGCTGTGGGTAGTGGCAGTGTAGCCTCTGGTTGCTGAGGTAGCAGAGGTGCACTCTGCTGAGACTGCTCGATGAAGCTCTCGCTCTGCTTAGCTTGTACATGAGGCTTCACGAAGAAAGAGCTGGCAATGCTGAGCACGACCATAGCTCCTGCGAGCGTCCATGTAGCCTTCTCGAGGAAGTCTGTCGTCTTGCGTACCCCCATGTACTTATTGCTCTCGCCGAAGCCTGCTGCTAGACCACCGCCCTTAGAGTTCTGGACGATGACGATAAGGATCAGCAGGATAGCTGCGATGAGGATCAGGATGGTTAGAAAGATTTGCATGTCTACTAGTCTATGAATGCGTATTTATGAGTGAGAAGCATTGTCGATTAGCTTCTCGAGGAAGTTCAATTGAACTGCAAAGTAACTAATTTTTTCTGGGAATTTCAAGCTTAGCCCCTCAATAATTCGTTTTGCTCGCTCGTAATGCCCCTGTTTGATGTAGATGGAGGCTAGCGTTTCGGTGAAAAGCATATCGCTCGGCTCCTCATCATCGGCAGGCGTTACCGTAGGCTGTCGTGCGGGGTCAGGAGCTGATGAGGTCTCGGGCAAGGGGGTGCCCAGTAGCCCCGAGAGCGACATAGCCGACGGGGCTGAATCATACTCCGCTGGGGAGAAGTAGTCTGGCGTAGGCTCCTCCGTAGGGAGAGCCTCTGCCGTATCGTACTCTAGATCGTTCGAGAGCGGTCCCTCACGCTCAGCCACCTTGCGCAAGTACTGATCCACGAGGGCAAAGGAGTCTGACGGGTCGTGAGCCAGCACCGGTGTCAAGTCTGCTAGCGGCATGTGCAGCCGAGCTAGCAGGTAGAGCTTCTCGCGACTAGGCAGGTGAGGAGCCCAGCGCTGCAGCTCCGCTTCGTAGCGCAGATCGCCGAGGATCGATAGATTGAGTAGGTAGAGCATCACGATGCTCTGCGCATAGGGATAGGTCTCCACGAGCTCTGCCAGTGGCGAGAGCGTGTGGCGATTAAGCTCCTCAGGGTGAGCCGTCAGCCTATTCAGCTCGTCTAGCGTCATCGTCTTCACTACCAGTCCTCTACAGTGGCGTTAAAGATCTGCTTGACCAGATCATCGATCAGCTCATTAGCTAGCCCCTCCTGAATGTCTGAGAAGAGGTTGTTGCTGTCAAACTCTTGCGAGGCTGTAAAAGTGCGCCCCGAGAAGCTCTTTTTCTCCTCCACCGTATTGGTGTAAGAGACGCGGACCGTGATCGTAAAGCGTGTCATCGCTGAGAGTGCATCCTCCTGCATCGCCATAGGAGTGAGCTCATACCCCACGATAGCACCCTCGAGGATCAGATCCCCATTGGCGTCGACGGACTCGAGACGCGTATTGCGTCGGAACTGCTCCCGCAGGCGCTCCGAAAACATCTGCGACAGGGGCGGATAGACCAGAGGAGCCTGATTGGGAAAGTCTTCGATCGTCACCGTCTTGATACGCGTGTAGTCGATGGTGGCTCCATTGAACTTATACTTGATCGAGCAGCTCGTCCCCATCAGTAGGAGCATCACGACACCTATTATGAGACTGTTGCATAAAGGCGAATCGCTGTGTTGCTTTCGGGATTCGGCTTCGGTCACATACGGAGGTATGCTCCCTTCAGACCTCACCCTCAGCGCCTTGCGCTTCATCCTTTCTGCAAAGTCTAGACAATCTTGCAAGCAAGATTGTGAGACTGTTGACTTTTGCAACAGTCTCATTATATATAGTAACCTACTCCTCGCCATAGCTGCGCAGTTTACGATATAGTGTGCGTGGAGAGATGTTGAGCTCCTCAGCAGCTTCTGTTTTATTGCCCCCATGTCGCTCCAAGGCACGCATGATCAGTATGCGCTCAGCCTCATCGATAGTCATCGGTCTGTCAGGTAGGAGCGGCTGCTCTGCAGGGGTCTCTGCAAGCTGCTTGTAAGGCTCTGGGTGAGACTCTGGGTAAGACTCTGGATCTGGCTCGGTCACCTCCTCGGCCTCTGTGTGCATAGGCTCCATATCGGTAGGCACAAGCGTCGTATGGATCGGCTCATAGTGAGGCTCCTGACGCATGGTGGCGATGGTCTGCTTGAGCGAGGTAATGTCTCGCTTCATATCAAAAAGCACCTGGTAAAGTATCTCCCGCTCATTGGCAAAGCTACGCTCATCCGACTGATGTCCCACGGGGACCAGCGAGGTGCTCAGCTCAGGGCTCCTCTCAGGCAGATAGCCGCGAAGGTCTTCAGCCGTCAGATGACGGTCATACTCTAAGATGCTGATGCGGTCTGTCACGTTGCGCAGCTCGCGTATGTTGCCTGGCCACGGGTAGCGTCGCAATAGCTCCTCAGCTTCGGGCGTGATCTCGAGCATCGGGATCTGGTTCTTCTCCGCGCTAAGCGAAGCAAAGAGCTTGAAGAGCAGGACTATATCCTCCTGCCGCTTACGTAGCGGAGGCACCACGATCGGCACCGTGCTGAGACGATAGTAGAGGTCTTCGCGAAAGCGGCCACGAGCTATCGCCTCCTGTATATTGACATTGGTCGCAGCGACCACCCGCACATCGGTCTTGAGAGGCTTGCTGGCACCTACAGGGATAAACTCTCCCGACTCCAAGACACGGAGCAGACGAGCCTGCGTAGCCAGCGGTAGCTCCCCCACCTCATCGAGGAAGATCGTGCCACCGTCCGCCTCCTCAAAGTAACCCTTGCGGTCAGAGATAGCACCCGTGAAGGAACCCTTGCGGTGCCCGAAGAGCTCAGAGTCGATCGTACCCTCAGGGATAGCTCCACAATTGACCGCCACATAGCCTTGATGCTTGCGGAGACTGTAGGCGTGTATGATCTTGGGGAAGAACTCCTTGCCGACACCGCTCTCGCCAGTCACCAGCACAGATAGATCTGTCGGGGCGACCTGTACGGCCGTCTCGATAGCTCGTAGGAAGCTCGGATTGCGTCCCACGATACCAAAGCGTTGCATCACCTGCTGTAGATCCACATTCATAGGTACAAAGGTACTAAAATGAGCGACATCTCACCCTGCCTTGAGAACTTCCCGGCTCAAAAGCTTATTCCTATTTTGAGGTACTCGGGAGGGGGACCGCACTGACCTATGATCGTCAGGATCTCTTAGGCCCGATAGGATTTCCCTTTAGAAAGGAAAAATCCCCACGTGGAAATTCTCAAATCTCCACGTGGATAATAAAAAATGCCTACGGAGGAACGAAATAAAACTTCGGAGGAATCAAATGAAACTTCGGAGGAATCGTTTCGTCCCTACGTTCGTTTTCTCTGGTGCGTGTCGGCAGCAAAGGGCTAAAAGTCCGTTAGACCCCAGTGCCACCTAGGTGAAACTCTAGTGCCAACTCCTGTTGGCACTCCAGTTTCATGCGTATGGCACTCCAGTTTCATAGGTAGGAAACTCCAGTTTCATAGGTAAGAAACTATTCGTTTAGCCTTAGATCCCCCAGATCGCTACTCGTCTAGCCGTGCTACGACGGACGCACGACCGTGCGTTCCTACGGAGATCGGGGTTACAGCGTTTGATGAGTGGAATTGTCGTGCTGACGTAGCTTGTGTAGGGGCGGACCTGCGTGTCCGCCCGCAGAATAGACTGCGCTCAGGTGAGGACGGGCGGACACACAGGTCCGCCCCTACGGTGGAAACTTCCACCCCCCCGAGCGGTTCACCCGAAGAGAAGTCGACCGAACTTCCGAAACGAGAAAAAACTTCGCATTTTACTTGCATATGAACTTAGAAAGCGTGGAGAATAAAAAATATCCACGTGGAGAATCGAAAATCTCCACGTGGATATTTTGTTTTATAGTCTCCGTCGATTAGAATACGTCAGTCTAAATTTCTTCCAGCACCTCAAAAAGCAGCCCTTAGGGAGAAGGCTCTTCGCAAGTGTCGGCGAGGAGCCTCACTCGGCAGCGGCTAATTGCTGGGCGATCCAGTGTGCTATCTTCGTCTCTGAGGAGATACCCTGCTTGGCGAGAGCCTCCATATCGATGATCCGATGCGCGCGGCTGTAGATAGGATCACGCAGACGCATGGACTCCTCGATATGTTGTCGCAGCTCATCGCCCGAGAGGTGTGCCACAGAGGGACGGGTGCGCTTGGTGAGCTCCAGTCGCTGAGCTAGCACCTCACTGCTATAACGCAGGTAAAGCACCGTGCCACTCTCTAGGAGTATATCCATATTGTCGTGGTATACAGGCAGCCCACCGCCTGTGGCGATGACCGCATCGGGGAGCCCGGCGATCTCCTCTAGGATCATCCGCTCTTTCTGGCGAAAGTACTCCTCGCCATGCAGCCGAAAGAGGTCTGACACCCGCTGACGGAAGCGACTCTCGATGTAAATGTCAGTATCTACAAACTCATAGCCGAGGAGCTCCGCCAGCATACGCCCCACAGTGCTTTTGCCAGCACTCATATAGCCTACTAGGTAGAGTGTCATCGCTTGAGCTCGGGGTAGGCAATACGTGAGTGATAGATCGTGGCGAGCTTCTCAGCAAAAACATCCTTGATCGTCTGGATATCCCTAAAGGTCAGAGGCGTATCGTTGAGCAGACCATCAGCGACGATCGAATCAATGATCTTATTGACATGTGCTATGAGGGTTTCCTTGCTCAGATCCTTGAGGCTGCGGCTACTTGCCTCGATAGCGTCTGCCAGCATCAGGATACCAGTCTCCTTAGTATTCGGGTTAGGACCTGGATAGGTAAACTTGTCCACATCGACCGTTTCGTCAGGATGCTCGTTGCAATACTGGGTGTAGAAGTACTTCGTCATGCCTCGTCCATGGTGCATACGGATGAAGTCTTGGATCGCCTGCGGGAGGTTGTGCTTTTGCGCCATAGCCAGTCCGTCGGTCACATGCTTGATGATGACAGCAGCGCTTTCCGTGGGGGTGAGTTGGTCGTGCGGATTGATCGCGCCCTGATTCTCCGTAAAGTATGCAGCATTGCGCATTTTGCCTATGTCGTGGTAGACGGCTCCAGCACGTACGAGACGAGCATCTGCACCGATAGCGGTAGCCGCCTCGCTCGCCAGGAGTGCCACCTGCATCGAGTGCTGGAAGGTGCCAGGAGCCTGCTCCGAGAGCTGCCGTGGCAGAGGTCGGTTGACGTCGCTCAGCTCCACGAGCGTTATGTTCGAGACATAGCCGAAACTTCTCTCGATGAGGTAGATGAGCAGGTAGCTAAACATGTTGAAGATCAGGTTGAACGAGAAGTAGAGCAGATTGCTCAAGTCATTACTCCCCAGCGCCCCTCCCGTCATCAGCGAGTAGCTACAGGTCATCACATTGTATATGACGAAGATGAGGAAGGTGGCACGGATGATCTGTGCTCGTGAGGAGAGCGATCGAAGGCTAAAGACCGCCACCATACCAGCGACAAACTGTATCACGACAAACTCCAGTGGAAAAGGCACATAGAGCGCACAGATCAGCACCGTCGTGAGAAAGACGTAGACCGCCGTACGAGACTCGAAGAAGGTACGCACCAGTATCGCCACCGACACAAAGGGGATCGCATAGACCCATGCTCCCAGGTCCATGCGCGCGAAGATGATCGTCAAGATCGCATAGATGAGGATCAGCAGCGATAGGAAGAGCGTGTTCTTGTACTCCTTGACAATCTTCGGCCGGTAGTAGAAGAGGAAGAACCACAACCCCACCAGCAGCGAAGCTATAATCAAGAAAGTCCCCACACTCATCGGCAATACCTGTCGCAGGTTACTATCCCGCTGCTCCTCTGTGACGCGACGCAGCGACTGCAAGATGTCGTACTGATGAGGACTCACGATCTCGCCCTTACCGATGATGCGCTCCCCCTTTTGGACCACCCCCATAGACTTAGAGAGATTACGCAGCTCATCATCGATCACCTGCTGCGTCTTAGCCTCGTTAGGATAGACATTGACCTCGATATACTTGCTGGGGTCAAACTTTCGGACGATCGACTTACTCATCCCCTGGGGCACCCTCTCGGTAGCTTGCTGATACGCCTCCATGGGTGTCGAGAAGAGCGTCGCTGGCGTCAGACGGCTCACCTGATCAGCGCTTAGGAGCTTGACCTCCAGCACATCCTCCTGCCTGAGCTTAGAGGCTATCTCCTCCTCTATGATTCCGTTACGATAGAGTTCCTTGAGGTAGTTGTGCATGTAGAAGTAGTAAGCTTCGTCCGTGACCTCACGGCTCCACTTAGCGCTCCAGTCATCGTCCCACTTACGTAGCATCTTACTTCCGGTGATCGTATCGATCTGATAGTAAGGCAGGATCGTCTGGCGCACACTATCACGCTCCCGCTGTATCATCTCGTCTGACTTGTAGATAGGGAAGGTAAAAGGCGCCACCAGGAGCTCCTCACCCATCCACGGCCTACCCTCCACCACTTGATACTGAAATGTCTCCTCATCGTGTGGCGAGAGCAGCGTGATAACCAATGCCAGAAAGATAAAGGTCAGCAGCGCATAGAGGTGCGTCGTCTTGAACTGTGTCATAGTCTTGTATGCTAATGTGGAGGGTGCTACGACCCCTCGTGACAATCTTCACCGCAAAGGTACTCATTTAGGCCGTATAGCCACAGAGCCTCTGTCTTGTGGATAGAGACTGTTGACTTTTGCAACAGTCTCGGATAGCAACTGCTACCTTCACAATACAGAGGCTCGGTGGTGTCATTAGGGCTGGTCGCTACAGCTGCACCTTGAGCTGTTGTCGCCCTCTAGTCTGCTTGACAACCATCAGGTAGAGACCCTCGGGCAGCTCATACGAGATCGACTCCCCCTCAGCTACACTGGGGTAAGAGGCACAGAGGACGCCTTCGCTACTGTAGAGCGATACCTCCGCAGACCCCTCCAGATTGTGCAGCGAGAAGCTCCTCTCGCCGACAGCTACACGCACGGCTGGCATAGCGCAGCTTGGGGTCTCGACGTGCAGGTCGCTCCCACCCACCTTACAGCGTGCGAAGTACCTCGTGCTAGCCCCACCAAACTCAGTAAAGAAGCCACTCACGTAGAGCCACCCCGCAGGATCGTAGGTCAGTCCTGAGACAATCCGATTAGGACCCGAGCCAAAGTCAAAGTCCGTCGTCAGCGCTGCTCCCGACTTATCTAGAGCATACACAAAGCTCCGCTTAGGCATTTGGATATCTCCACCACCTATGAAGATGTAGCGATCGGTCACGATCAAGCCATTGATCATATCCTCCGCATCGGGAGTGGAAAAGTCGTACGCCGTAAACCCCTCTATGGGAGTCCCGTCGAGATGTAGCGCTATCATCAGAGGCGTCCTCCGGCCGAAAGACTCATAGAATGAGCCCGCCACGAGAAGCGTGTCAGCTCCCTTCAT is part of the Porphyromonas asaccharolytica DSM 20707 genome and harbors:
- the smpB gene encoding SsrA-binding protein SmpB; this encodes MAKKGKQSARAINIRNKRATYDYELLDQYTAGIVLVGSEIKSIRAGKAALVDSYCYFSRGELWIKNMYIAEYSYASYNNHVERRERKLLLNRKELRKLEEEMKNPGQTIIPVRLFINERGLAKLVVALARGKKQYDKRAAIRDREDKRRLERAMRF
- the serS gene encoding serine--tRNA ligase codes for the protein MLTIKQILDDPQGVIERLAVKHFPAEEPIAAIIAQDKLRRDAQHKKDDSLAQQKVLSRSIGEKMKAGAREEAEQLKAEVQALKEISKEAEETMRQAEETMRQLLLSVPNLPHPDVPHGTSAEDNLCVATGGKMPHLENTAKLPHWELAKQYDLIDFELGVKITGAGFPVYKGRGARLQRALINFFLDRATAAGFQEVEPPIMVNEASGIGTGQLPDKEGQMYHAQLDNLYLIPTAEVPVTNIFRDVILEADQLPVCCTAYTPCFRREAGSYGKDVRGLNRLHQFDKVEIVSIDRPDHSWQQLDKMIAHVKSLVEELELPYRILRLCGGDLSFTSAMTYDFEVFSAAQERWLEVSSVSNFESYQANRLMCRYRDPEEGITLCHTLNGSALALPRIVAALLENNQTPEGIIIPEALRPYTGFDKID
- the secG gene encoding preprotein translocase subunit SecG, translated to MQIFLTILILIAAILLILIVIVQNSKGGGLAAGFGESNKYMGVRKTTDFLEKATWTLAGAMVVLSIASSFFVKPHVQAKQSESFIEQSQQSAPLLPQQPEATLPLPTAPAAETPAPAPAPDAQPEAPQPAE
- a CDS encoding sigma-54 interaction domain-containing protein; the encoded protein is MNVDLQQVMQRFGIVGRNPSFLRAIETAVQVAPTDLSVLVTGESGVGKEFFPKIIHAYSLRKHQGYVAVNCGAIPEGTIDSELFGHRKGSFTGAISDRKGYFEEADGGTIFLDEVGELPLATQARLLRVLESGEFIPVGASKPLKTDVRVVAATNVNIQEAIARGRFREDLYYRLSTVPIVVPPLRKRQEDIVLLFKLFASLSAEKNQIPMLEITPEAEELLRRYPWPGNIRELRNVTDRISILEYDRHLTAEDLRGYLPERSPELSTSLVPVGHQSDERSFANEREILYQVLFDMKRDITSLKQTIATMRQEPHYEPIHTTLVPTDMEPMHTEAEEVTEPDPESYPESHPEPYKQLAETPAEQPLLPDRPMTIDEAERILIMRALERHGGNKTEAAEELNISPRTLYRKLRSYGEE
- a CDS encoding shikimate kinase, with protein sequence MTLYLVGYMSAGKSTVGRMLAELLGYEFVDTDIYIESRFRQRVSDLFRLHGEEYFRQKERMILEEIAGLPDAVIATGGGLPVYHDNMDILLESGTVLYLRYSSEVLAQRLELTKRTRPSVAHLSGDELRQHIEESMRLRDPIYSRAHRIIDMEALAKQGISSETKIAHWIAQQLAAAE
- the nadA gene encoding quinolinate synthase NadA, producing the protein MTQQQIEALYKEIRTLKEQKNAVILAHYYARPEIQRIADHLGDSLALSQIAGETEADMIVFCGVSFMGETAKIISPNKKVLCPVPHAGCTLAEGATAEGINTWRVKHPDGIVVSYVNTTAAVKAVTDYCVTSANALKIVRAIPTGKPILFGPDKNLGQYIMNVTGREMDLWQGACYVHADITSELVHTMLDQYPEAEILIHPESVAASDQSIVDNPRCIIGSTTTIINRPGVSDLKQYIIATEPEVLAEMTRRYPDKELIPILPDQVCEYMKMITLEGLRDALLYEQYEVHVDEELRQRAWRSIERMLQF
- a CDS encoding HD family phosphohydrolase; translated protein: MTQFKTTHLYALLTFIFLALVITLLSPHDEETFQYQVVEGRPWMGEELLVAPFTFPIYKSDEMIQRERDSVRQTILPYYQIDTITGSKMLRKWDDDWSAKWSREVTDEAYYFYMHNYLKELYRNGIIEEEIASKLRQEDVLEVKLLSADQVSRLTPATLFSTPMEAYQQATERVPQGMSKSIVRKFDPSKYIEVNVYPNEAKTQQVIDDELRNLSKSMGVVQKGERIIGKGEIVSPHQYDILQSLRRVTEEQRDSNLRQVLPMSVGTFLIIASLLVGLWFFLFYYRPKIVKEYKNTLFLSLLILIYAILTIIFARMDLGAWVYAIPFVSVAILVRTFFESRTAVYVFLTTVLICALYVPFPLEFVVIQFVAGMVAVFSLRSLSSRAQIIRATFLIFVIYNVMTCSYSLMTGGALGSNDLSNLLYFSFNLIFNMFSYLLIYLIERSFGYVSNITLVELSDVNRPLPRQLSEQAPGTFQHSMQVALLASEAATAIGADARLVRAGAVYHDIGKMRNAAYFTENQGAINPHDQLTPTESAAVIIKHVTDGLAMAQKHNLPQAIQDFIRMHHGRGMTKYFYTQYCNEHPDETVDVDKFTYPGPNPNTKETGILMLADAIEASSRSLKDLSKETLIAHVNKIIDSIVADGLLNDTPLTFRDIQTIKDVFAEKLATIYHSRIAYPELKR
- a CDS encoding LptE family protein; translation: MLLLMGTSCSIKYKFNGATIDYTRIKTVTIEDFPNQAPLVYPPLSQMFSERLREQFRRNTRLESVDANGDLILEGAIVGYELTPMAMQEDALSAMTRFTITVRVSYTNTVEEKKSFSGRTFTASQEFDSNNLFSDIQEGLANELIDDLVKQIFNATVEDW